The genomic interval TGGCGACCAGCTCTACGCCAAATTGCTCCCAGCCGGTTCAGCTCCTTATGACTTTCCTCACCACGCGAACGCCACGGCGCAACCGATCTCGACATGGCAGTATAAGCCCTCGACACAAATGCTCTACCTCGAGCCTTCCGAGGCCGCATATATGAGCGCCTGGCCAAGAGACAATATCTTCCGACAGTTCACATCTCTTTTCCTTGTCACATGGTACGTTGTTGCTACAGCTCCGCCACCCTCGCCGTGTTCCCGACCGAGCTCACAATACCGCGAACGATACCAGGTTCTTCGGCATCCTCAACTACTTTGTCTTCGCGACTCTATCGTACATCTTCATCTTTGACAAGAAGACGTTCAGCCACCCAAAGTTCCTCAAGAATCAGATCCGCCTCGAGATGAAACAGGCCAACATGGCCATGCCGGTCATGGCAATCTGCACCGCGCTCACCTTTGTCGCCGAAGTGCGCGGCTACTGCAAGCTCTACGATACCACAGAGGAGGGTCCCGGCCGTTGGTACGACTATGCGCAGTTCCCGCTCTTCATCCTCTTCACCGACCTGTGCATATACTGGGCTCATCGATGGCTACATCTCCCACTCGTCTACAAGCACCTTCACAAGCCTCACCACAAGTGGATCATGCCCTCGCCCTACGCCAGCCACGCCTTCCACCCCCTCGACGGCTTCGCGCAGTCGGTCCCGTACCACGTCTACCCGATGCTGTTCCCTCTCAATAAGCTGGCATACGTCGCACTGTTTGTGTTTATCAACTTTTGGACCATTCTTATACACGACGGCGAGTACATTACCGACAACCCCATCATCAACGGCTCAGCGTGCCACACCGCCCACCACTTGTACTTCAAGTAAGTTTCTGACAACGTGAGAGAGCCGAGAGCTTCGCACTTTCTAACAGACTTGGCAGCTACAACTACGGCCAGTTCACTACCCTCTGGGACCGTCTCGGTGGCACCTACCGCAAGCCCGACCTAGCCTGGTTCAACAAGAAGACCAAGATGGCCAAGGAGACGTGGGAGTCCAACATGAAGGAGATGGAAGACATCCAAAAGGAGGTTGAGGGCGACGACGACCGCCAGTACGTTGCCGCCGAGGCGAAGAAGACGAAATGAGAGCCAGTCTAAAGTGTGCTGGACACGCTCAGCGCATGAAGCCAGCCGCAAGTGAACAGCTGAAGAAATCACTTTCTAGATATTTGTAATACTTTGGCTCTTGCCATACCTTTGATtatgtatatatatataaatcggCTAAATAGAATGCCGGGCGCGATACGGACGGATGATGGTGATATAATGGGAGCGAAGCCATCCGACGGTCTGCAGGTATGGATGGACCCagggtataatagctagtagcGCAACTGGACCCTCTAGAGGTTCCAGAATGCCAACTCCAGAATGACATGAGGTTTGAAGGACACACTGGCAAATgtcgaggagaagaaggactcAAGTGTCACATCTACCGGACTACCGGAAGCCCGTGCAGTCTCGTAGGATGGACAGGGTGAAAAGTTGGGTCACATAGTCAGAAAAAGGATGAATACGTGAAGGTAACAAGAGTGAAAATCCGTTGAAGCTGTATCACGCAAGCTCTACATTGACAGATAATACCAAAAGAAGACGCCGATCCATACCGGCGCAAAGAAGGCTTTGTCAGCCAGACCCTTAGAAACGTCCACCACCGGGAAACCCAAGAACAAACAACAtagaaaaagaaagagaagggTAAGAAAAGCTCGCTGCAACGCCTGTTTGCCCTAGGAAGTAGTGGAATGTCGAAGAGTTGATAAGCAAGGAAAAGCAGTCGGTGGCCTGTTTGGGCGCGTTAGAAGGATTTGTGGTTGTTGGAGGCGAAAGCTCGGGAATATTGAGTTATGCTCCGGTGCAAAGTGATCAGAAATGATCCTTTATGGTCATTCCCCTCCTCTCGAATGAGATATAATGGTGTAGTCGTCGGTAATTCGTATCGTAGTGCAAACATATGCTGCAAACGACGTTTTTCGCCTACCCGGTCTGTATCGGGTATCCCCTGGTtgctcctctctctctctctctctctctctcggtAGCTCGTGCATGCCTCGCCTAGCTGAACGTGACAGCCTTGGGATCCAAAGGCCTCCCATCCGGTCCGATACCGTTGGCCTTGAAGCGCTGCTCCATGTACACCCTGCGCGCGTCGTCAAACTTCATGCGGCGCTTCTTCATGATATTGAGAATCTCCTTCTTGCTGCGATCGTCGAGCCCTGCACGGCTATCGCCTGATTCAACGTTGCCCGCCAAGTCAAAGGTCGAGCTCGAGAGGCCGGCGT from Colletotrichum lupini chromosome 2, complete sequence carries:
- a CDS encoding fatty acid hydroxylase superfamily protein is translated as MDVVLEVVDTFVGDQLYAKLLPAGSAPYDFPHHANATAQPISTWQYKPSTQMLYLEPSEAAYMSAWPRDNIFRQFTSLFLVTWFFGILNYFVFATLSYIFIFDKKTFSHPKFLKNQIRLEMKQANMAMPVMAICTALTFVAEVRGYCKLYDTTEEGPGRWYDYAQFPLFILFTDLCIYWAHRWLHLPLVYKHLHKPHHKWIMPSPYASHAFHPLDGFAQSVPYHVYPMLFPLNKLAYVALFVFINFWTILIHDGEYITDNPIINGSACHTAHHLYFNYNYGQFTTLWDRLGGTYRKPDLAWFNKKTKMAKETWESNMKEMEDIQKEVEGDDDRQYVAAEAKKTK